From Terriglobales bacterium, one genomic window encodes:
- a CDS encoding A/G-specific adenine glycosylase — MLPLTDKKATARLRSRLLRWYDHKRRDLPWRRTRDPYSIWVSEIMLQQTRVAVVLNYYQRFLQLFPDVNSLAGADISAVLAAWSGLGYYRRARALHEAARRVVAEHGGAFPRDVDGLRALPGIGRYTAAAVASIAFDQPAAVVDGNVERVIRRMWGGGRDQGNEITGAELWRLANQLVSHRRPGDFNQAIMELGATVCLPGEPLCLSCPVYSSCATRGPSARRTRQPRRRVDVHYRLALRRDSVFVVRRSAKHSLMPDMWELPKLRSGRPGRRSGSGTFTLRHSITVTDFKVTVSQASAPRNARGCWVPIKRLPTLPLTGLTRKILRQVHII, encoded by the coding sequence GTGCTTCCCTTAACAGATAAAAAGGCGACAGCGCGGCTGCGCTCCCGGCTGCTGCGGTGGTATGACCACAAGCGCCGCGATCTGCCCTGGCGCAGAACAAGAGATCCGTACTCAATCTGGGTATCCGAAATCATGCTGCAACAGACCCGGGTGGCGGTGGTCCTGAATTATTACCAAAGATTTCTGCAGCTTTTTCCAGATGTGAATTCCTTGGCGGGGGCAGACATCTCGGCCGTACTCGCGGCGTGGAGCGGACTCGGCTACTACCGGCGTGCCCGGGCATTACATGAGGCGGCGAGACGAGTTGTGGCGGAGCACGGCGGCGCCTTTCCGCGCGATGTTGATGGCTTACGCGCTTTGCCGGGTATCGGACGTTATACGGCCGCCGCCGTCGCGAGCATCGCCTTTGACCAACCGGCAGCGGTGGTGGATGGCAATGTGGAACGAGTAATACGCCGGATGTGGGGCGGTGGACGGGACCAAGGTAACGAAATTACCGGGGCCGAGCTATGGCGATTGGCGAATCAACTTGTGAGTCATCGCCGCCCCGGAGATTTCAATCAAGCGATAATGGAGTTGGGCGCGACTGTATGCCTCCCCGGAGAACCACTCTGTCTGAGTTGTCCGGTGTATTCGTCATGCGCTACGCGCGGACCAAGTGCGCGTCGGACACGACAACCGAGGCGGCGAGTTGACGTCCATTACCGACTGGCGCTGCGCCGCGACTCTGTTTTTGTGGTGCGGCGATCGGCTAAACACTCGTTGATGCCGGATATGTGGGAACTGCCAAAATTGCGCTCTGGCCGTCCTGGTCGGAGATCGGGTTCTGGTACCTTCACCCTGCGCCACTCAATCACAGTAACGGACTTCAAGGTCACGGTTAGCCAGGCTTCAGCGCCGCGCAACGCAAGGGGCTGCTGGGTGCCAATAAAGAGGCTGCCGACACTACCGCTCACCGGGCTGACGCGAAAAATCCTACGCCAAGTTCATATCATCTAA
- a CDS encoding YihY/virulence factor BrkB family protein, which translates to MRFHQVKNALVRTYDDVQRKHTMQMAAGLSYYFVLSLFPLLIVFAAIVAYLPVPNLFDQALSFMSRFIPQDSMGLVRGVLRDVITPYRGHFLSVGILGTIWAASGGFSGMMEALNIAYDVEENRPFWRTRPLAIGLTFLIGALLIIALAAMLVGPNFGGWLAGKVGLGAIFLTVWPYLRWSLAVAFAVLAVELIYFLAPNVKQRFMRTLPGALIAVGSWIVLSWALGFYFRRFASLNKTYGTLAAAIALMVWLYWTAFAILLGGEVNADLLHATGKRVTVKETSSKDVASPQLEKAA; encoded by the coding sequence ATGCGATTCCATCAGGTCAAGAACGCGCTGGTGCGCACCTATGATGATGTCCAGCGCAAGCACACCATGCAGATGGCGGCCGGGCTGTCATACTATTTTGTACTGTCATTGTTCCCGCTTCTCATCGTCTTCGCCGCCATCGTCGCCTATTTGCCGGTTCCCAATCTTTTCGATCAGGCGCTCTCATTTATGTCGCGCTTTATCCCGCAAGACAGCATGGGTCTGGTTCGCGGCGTTCTCCGCGATGTGATCACCCCGTATCGGGGCCACTTCCTCTCGGTTGGAATTCTCGGAACTATTTGGGCGGCATCCGGTGGCTTCTCCGGAATGATGGAGGCGCTGAACATCGCCTACGATGTCGAAGAGAATCGTCCCTTTTGGAGAACTCGGCCACTGGCAATTGGGCTGACTTTTTTGATTGGTGCCCTGCTGATCATTGCTCTGGCCGCGATGTTGGTCGGCCCGAACTTCGGTGGCTGGCTCGCGGGAAAAGTCGGCTTAGGCGCGATCTTCTTGACCGTCTGGCCTTATCTGCGCTGGTCATTGGCCGTCGCTTTTGCCGTGCTTGCTGTCGAACTCATTTACTTTCTTGCTCCCAATGTCAAACAACGATTCATGCGAACCCTGCCTGGTGCCCTCATCGCGGTTGGGAGTTGGATTGTATTGTCTTGGGCCTTAGGTTTTTATTTCCGGCGCTTCGCCAGTCTGAATAAGACTTATGGCACTTTGGCAGCGGCCATTGCCCTGATGGTTTGGCTGTACTGGACGGCATTTGCGATTCTCTTAGGCGGCGAAGTCAACGCAGACTTGCTCCACGCTACAGGCAAGCGCGTGACCGTGAAAGAAACTTCGTCAAAAGACGTAGCATCGCCGCAACTGGAAAAGGCAGCGTGA
- a CDS encoding protein kinase has product MMSANDPAKSRVEREDLCLVLSAILGDTSLWADDVLLEKRLGPSRDQFVDLEKPREIYVRDLFPLRVERGGRIIVGGGGVIVQCVNNKQPAIKYALKIPRPSLFGGDSQSVEWNIRDAAQEYLKHAPLSHENVARVLGPGKIDIRERSGREVVFSVILMEWIDGAVPLNRYLAQEEVDFRAVLDILTQCFKGLAYIHDQALIHWDIKSDNLLVSESGVVKLTDIGNARYVKNPARGDLVYSTRGNPPLPPRGHSTERKTETSRRVAYKLPSLEWDCPWLDMWMLARELNRIFKAKLKLYDMDCEEQAFPGDIQSRADQFLEKFPSRDDNATFALAFVRLIVNRLLRPNGPDKPKCYDTADAVVQDLAKVLPEFGGAQAVPELRAIPQRVLRLPQSGNAPWTERVNHVFNSSAVQRLRRHKQLGAVSQVYPGANHVRLEHVAGVLAATTDYVRALYSHRSDPFWRLTIDSKDIDALLLAAMLHDVGHLAFGHYLEEMEGMVKGRTHVDYAILLLHPDHGDSDVRFGSDSRIAAETDRRAIRELVCLDWAKEQVADAFLRRVAEILRPSKKSARAEQDDDAPVLYPAESEQIKVNILHSILDSAVDADKLDYLLRDAHHCGVRYPEGIDTDRFFQSLTAVPFFPGFESHEPPQASIAVTEKGVLPVESMLIARYQMFSCVYWHHTTRALTAMLQFLVLTFLGTDTERVDQRLDELLGNFRELDDESALIWLKEKLTDNPGISEQTRTFLQSIADGLLGLDRKLVYWPGFELQYDPIPQSATRRVYDGLMRESINAGNAGNPADYVKAICDLRGSFVEKFRDSVRRGFREELGFVDGEILIDIPPAGKDQVKNVFISEAGWIKPIEDLSPLSGAVSDAFRYWVRKPRVFLSPSAWKKCGSAKLTADDVSKLCLSCLEEMFIKQKKLPLGKVG; this is encoded by the coding sequence ATGATGTCGGCAAACGATCCAGCTAAATCGCGCGTGGAACGTGAAGACTTGTGCCTTGTCCTCAGCGCGATTCTAGGCGATACATCCCTGTGGGCCGACGACGTTCTTCTCGAGAAACGTCTCGGCCCAAGCCGCGACCAATTCGTTGATCTGGAAAAACCACGCGAGATCTACGTTCGAGATTTGTTTCCGCTGCGAGTCGAGCGAGGTGGCAGGATCATTGTCGGCGGCGGCGGGGTCATAGTCCAGTGTGTTAATAACAAACAGCCAGCTATTAAGTACGCGTTAAAGATTCCGCGGCCATCACTGTTTGGAGGCGATAGTCAGAGCGTAGAGTGGAACATCCGGGATGCTGCTCAAGAGTACCTCAAGCATGCGCCATTGTCCCACGAAAACGTTGCGCGTGTTCTCGGCCCAGGCAAGATAGATATCCGTGAGCGATCTGGGCGGGAAGTAGTGTTCTCGGTAATTTTGATGGAGTGGATCGATGGAGCGGTACCGTTAAATAGGTATCTTGCACAAGAAGAGGTCGATTTTAGAGCGGTGCTGGACATTCTGACGCAATGTTTCAAAGGATTGGCCTACATACACGATCAGGCACTGATTCATTGGGATATAAAATCTGACAACTTACTAGTTAGTGAAAGCGGCGTAGTTAAGCTTACTGACATCGGAAACGCCCGCTATGTCAAGAATCCAGCTAGAGGCGATCTGGTTTATTCTACGCGGGGTAACCCACCCTTGCCTCCGCGGGGGCATAGTACGGAACGAAAGACCGAGACTTCTAGACGCGTCGCCTATAAATTACCATCACTCGAATGGGACTGTCCCTGGCTCGATATGTGGATGCTGGCTCGGGAACTGAATCGCATCTTTAAGGCTAAACTCAAACTCTACGATATGGATTGTGAAGAGCAGGCCTTTCCAGGCGACATCCAGTCCCGTGCGGATCAATTCTTAGAGAAGTTCCCATCGCGCGACGATAACGCGACATTTGCATTGGCTTTTGTGCGATTGATCGTCAACCGTTTATTGCGGCCAAACGGTCCTGATAAGCCCAAGTGCTACGACACTGCCGATGCGGTAGTTCAGGATTTAGCGAAGGTTCTGCCAGAATTCGGAGGTGCGCAGGCGGTTCCTGAGCTACGGGCCATACCACAGCGGGTGCTTAGACTTCCGCAATCTGGAAACGCGCCATGGACCGAGCGCGTAAACCATGTTTTTAATTCCTCGGCCGTGCAGCGTCTTCGCAGGCATAAGCAACTCGGTGCCGTGTCTCAGGTTTATCCCGGGGCAAATCATGTGCGGTTGGAGCACGTGGCTGGAGTCTTGGCTGCGACAACAGATTATGTCAGAGCTCTTTACTCTCACCGGTCGGATCCGTTTTGGAGGCTGACAATTGATTCGAAAGACATTGATGCTCTACTGCTGGCGGCGATGCTGCACGATGTAGGCCATCTGGCCTTTGGACACTACTTGGAAGAGATGGAGGGGATGGTTAAGGGGCGTACACATGTAGACTATGCCATTTTACTGCTACATCCCGACCACGGGGATAGCGACGTACGATTTGGCTCTGACAGCCGGATCGCCGCTGAAACGGACCGTCGTGCAATTAGAGAATTGGTCTGTTTGGATTGGGCAAAGGAACAGGTGGCGGACGCATTCCTTCGCCGTGTCGCTGAGATATTGAGACCAAGCAAGAAGTCCGCCCGGGCGGAGCAAGATGATGATGCTCCGGTCCTTTATCCAGCCGAAAGCGAGCAGATCAAGGTGAATATTCTGCATAGCATACTGGACAGTGCCGTTGATGCCGACAAGCTTGACTACCTGCTTCGAGATGCCCATCATTGTGGTGTTCGTTACCCCGAGGGAATAGATACCGACCGTTTTTTTCAGTCATTGACTGCTGTTCCTTTTTTCCCGGGCTTCGAGTCTCACGAACCTCCCCAGGCATCCATTGCGGTTACTGAGAAGGGGGTACTTCCAGTCGAAAGCATGCTTATTGCGCGGTATCAAATGTTTTCGTGTGTCTATTGGCACCATACGACCCGAGCTCTTACGGCTATGCTGCAATTCCTTGTCTTGACTTTCCTGGGAACCGACACAGAAAGAGTTGACCAAAGGCTCGACGAACTCCTGGGCAACTTCCGCGAACTCGACGATGAGTCGGCACTGATCTGGCTGAAAGAAAAGCTCACGGACAACCCAGGAATTTCGGAGCAAACACGAACCTTTCTTCAATCAATTGCTGATGGTCTCTTGGGTTTAGATCGCAAGCTTGTTTATTGGCCGGGATTCGAGTTGCAATACGACCCTATCCCTCAGAGTGCGACGCGTCGAGTGTACGACGGACTAATGCGTGAATCGATAAACGCCGGCAATGCGGGTAACCCGGCCGACTACGTCAAAGCCATATGTGACCTACGTGGCAGCTTCGTCGAAAAATTCCGCGATTCGGTTAGGCGAGGATTTCGCGAGGAGCTCGGATTTGTAGACGGAGAAATTCTCATTGATATCCCCCCTGCCGGAAAAGATCAGGTTAAGAACGTTTTTATCAGTGAAGCGGGCTGGATCAAGCCGATTGAGGATTTGTCTCCTCTCTCAGGCGCCGTAAGCGACGCCTTTCGCTATTGGGTACGGAAGCCGCGGGTTTTTCTGAGCCCGAGTGCATGGAAAAAGTGTGGAAGTGCGAAACTAACTGCCGATGACGTTTCCAAATTATGCTTGTCATGCTTGGAAGAAATGTTCATCAAGCAGAAGAAGTTGCCTCTTGGAAAGGTCGGTTAA
- a CDS encoding septal ring lytic transglycosylase RlpA family protein, with protein MINRFGSLHILGALTVVASALLLASCGNHRAARVKVPPTPPITARNPSQNEPADELPSRTPAQDESVADQSPSAPGATEPAAEANENNGAAFVETGLASWYGPPYNHRRAANGEIYDMHALTAAHRTLPLGSMVRVTNLKTQNSVVVRITDRGPFVHGRIVDLSLAAAQAVDVWRPGIATVKLEVLKTPASIQQGGRWAVQIGGFGKEEAAEKLRHHLTRRYHSAEVLAFASPTGAWWLRVRVPDDDKHRAEEIARETRTSQGGIFLVRLD; from the coding sequence GTGATCAATAGATTCGGATCCCTCCATATTCTTGGTGCGCTGACCGTTGTGGCCTCGGCTTTGCTGTTGGCGAGCTGCGGAAATCATCGGGCCGCGCGCGTGAAGGTCCCGCCCACTCCGCCGATAACGGCACGCAATCCGTCGCAAAATGAGCCGGCTGATGAGCTGCCCTCCCGGACTCCGGCCCAGGATGAGTCAGTAGCCGACCAATCTCCGTCGGCACCCGGGGCCACCGAGCCGGCTGCTGAAGCCAACGAAAACAACGGTGCTGCATTTGTCGAAACCGGTCTGGCAAGCTGGTATGGTCCACCCTACAACCACCGGCGTGCTGCCAACGGTGAAATTTATGACATGCATGCCCTCACCGCAGCCCATCGCACCCTCCCACTGGGGAGCATGGTACGGGTCACCAACCTAAAGACCCAAAATTCCGTGGTAGTTCGCATTACCGATCGCGGCCCGTTTGTCCACGGTCGCATCGTTGACCTGTCCCTGGCCGCGGCACAAGCGGTTGACGTTTGGCGTCCGGGAATTGCCACAGTGAAATTAGAAGTGCTGAAGACCCCTGCCTCGATCCAGCAGGGGGGAAGATGGGCCGTGCAAATCGGCGGCTTTGGTAAGGAAGAAGCGGCGGAGAAATTGCGCCACCACCTCACCCGGCGCTATCACTCTGCTGAAGTCCTGGCATTTGCCAGCCCTACGGGTGCCTGGTGGCTGCGCGTCCGGGTCCCCGACGATGACAAGCATCGCGCCGAAGAAATAGCCCGCGAGACCCGTACTTCGCAGGGAGGAATATTCCTGGTCAGATTAGACTGA
- a CDS encoding L-lactate dehydrogenase produces the protein MKRDIKREAPPVPGQVRVAVVGTGNVGATFSYALLLSGLAAEIVLIDANRKKAEGEAMDLNHTVPFAHPTKIWAGDYADCAGATVTVICAGTGQKPGETRLDLLQRNASIFAEIVPQVVRDNPQGILLIATNPVDVLTYASWKISGMPAQRVIGSGTILDTARFRYLLSQHFGVDARSVHAFIIGEHGDSEVPVWSLANIAGMRLREFARAHDMSIDQKKMDEIFSQTRDAAYEIIQRKGATYYAVAAGLMRLVEAILRNQSTVLSVSSLITDYYGISDVCLSLPTLVDRGGVERVLKIELGNEEMRRLRHSAAVLKKTIAKLKLSATRRSK, from the coding sequence GTGAAGCGAGATATTAAACGAGAAGCGCCGCCGGTTCCGGGACAGGTCCGCGTGGCGGTTGTCGGCACCGGGAACGTGGGTGCAACTTTCTCGTACGCGCTGCTGCTGAGCGGACTGGCTGCCGAAATTGTATTGATTGACGCGAATCGAAAGAAAGCCGAGGGCGAGGCCATGGATCTGAATCACACCGTGCCTTTCGCCCATCCCACGAAAATTTGGGCAGGAGATTACGCGGACTGCGCCGGAGCCACAGTGACCGTTATTTGCGCGGGGACCGGACAGAAGCCGGGTGAGACCAGGCTCGACTTATTGCAGCGCAATGCCAGTATCTTCGCGGAAATTGTTCCACAGGTGGTGCGAGACAATCCTCAGGGGATTCTGCTGATCGCCACCAACCCGGTGGACGTGCTCACGTACGCTTCCTGGAAAATCTCTGGCATGCCGGCGCAGCGGGTGATCGGGTCCGGCACTATCCTCGATACCGCACGATTTCGTTATCTGCTCAGCCAGCACTTTGGAGTTGATGCTCGCAGCGTACACGCCTTTATCATTGGCGAACACGGCGACAGCGAAGTGCCGGTCTGGTCGCTGGCCAATATTGCGGGAATGCGGCTGCGGGAATTCGCTCGCGCCCACGACATGTCAATTGACCAAAAGAAGATGGACGAGATCTTTAGTCAGACGCGCGACGCGGCTTACGAAATCATCCAGCGCAAGGGCGCGACTTATTATGCTGTTGCCGCCGGATTAATGCGTCTGGTGGAGGCAATTTTACGCAACCAAAGCACGGTGCTCTCGGTCTCGAGCCTGATTACGGATTATTACGGCATCAGCGATGTTTGCCTGAGCTTGCCTACTCTGGTAGACCGTGGCGGAGTGGAACGAGTGTTGAAGATTGAGTTGGGGAATGAGGAAATGCGACGGCTACGCCATTCCGCCGCAGTCCTGAAGAAAACCATCGCCAAGCTCAAGCTGAGCGCCACCCGGCGCTCCAAGTAG
- a CDS encoding TlpA disulfide reductase family protein gives MPALNAGVQAPDFTLEGMDGKQFSVREALKHGPVLAIFFKISCPVCQFALPYFERLYKAYGKRGVTIVGISQDSKKDTAEFIGQYGITFPVVLDEKPTYPVSNAYGLTNVPTIFWIASDGEIEMSSVGWSRQDLEQINAKLAEAASTNVTPLFRPGEDVPDFRAG, from the coding sequence ATGCCCGCTTTGAATGCTGGCGTGCAAGCGCCTGACTTCACGCTCGAGGGAATGGATGGCAAGCAGTTCTCAGTGAGAGAGGCCCTGAAGCATGGCCCTGTGCTGGCGATCTTCTTTAAGATCTCCTGTCCAGTCTGCCAGTTCGCGCTTCCCTACTTTGAGCGTTTGTACAAGGCCTATGGAAAGCGCGGAGTCACCATCGTCGGCATCTCTCAAGATTCAAAGAAAGATACCGCAGAGTTCATTGGGCAGTACGGGATCACGTTTCCGGTAGTGCTCGATGAGAAGCCTACGTATCCTGTGTCCAATGCTTACGGCCTGACCAACGTGCCCACGATCTTCTGGATCGCCAGTGATGGTGAGATTGAAATGAGCAGCGTGGGATGGTCGCGGCAAGATCTTGAGCAGATCAATGCCAAATTGGCGGAAGCGGCCAGTACCAACGTAACGCCGCTCTTCCGGCCCGGGGAAGACGTCCCGGATTTTCGTGCTGGTTGA
- a CDS encoding PilZ domain-containing protein yields MLPEQDTLALKVGGLPVKVLGIGSDGKPFIANAVANELSPRGARLDGIAFIKTPGEIIGVQYGNRKARFRVVWVLESNSPEAAQIGIKTLDTSSSLWPADMLAAQQDIRFNWFNPTSGSPQEERRQYARYRCSGNVGFRTAGAERHIWGKLAEIGLGGCYIEIAAPCPVGTKLEITVQVQGAEMPMSAEVRTAVPAMGMGVEFTIFKGDVRERLKQFIQKLAPPRRQEVVAKLGPDPELLEVSTKSDLQAPSEISAAVPPPETSVQQLAARIEAAMESSVSNASPMKLASDPTRFLSLLREFFSENDVLTREDFKRLLEESKS; encoded by the coding sequence TTGCTGCCTGAACAAGACACATTAGCGCTCAAAGTGGGAGGGCTGCCGGTCAAGGTATTGGGGATCGGTTCCGATGGCAAGCCTTTCATCGCGAATGCTGTGGCTAATGAACTCAGCCCACGTGGAGCACGTCTTGATGGCATTGCCTTCATCAAGACGCCGGGCGAGATCATCGGGGTGCAATACGGCAACCGTAAGGCTCGCTTCCGGGTAGTGTGGGTGCTCGAAAGCAACTCGCCCGAGGCCGCGCAGATTGGCATCAAGACTCTTGATACCTCCAGTTCCCTTTGGCCAGCGGACATGTTGGCGGCGCAACAAGACATACGCTTCAACTGGTTTAATCCCACATCAGGTTCACCTCAAGAGGAACGCAGACAATACGCGCGTTACCGGTGCAGTGGGAATGTAGGATTCCGCACCGCGGGTGCGGAACGGCATATCTGGGGCAAGCTCGCGGAGATCGGCCTGGGCGGTTGCTACATTGAGATTGCGGCACCTTGTCCGGTGGGCACCAAGCTGGAGATCACAGTGCAGGTTCAGGGCGCAGAAATGCCGATGAGCGCGGAAGTCCGTACTGCCGTTCCGGCGATGGGGATGGGCGTCGAATTCACCATTTTCAAAGGAGACGTCCGGGAACGGCTCAAGCAATTTATCCAAAAGCTCGCACCACCGAGGCGGCAAGAGGTGGTTGCCAAACTGGGACCAGACCCGGAACTGCTTGAAGTCTCGACAAAGAGTGACCTCCAGGCTCCCTCAGAAATTTCGGCTGCCGTGCCGCCGCCTGAGACGTCTGTCCAGCAATTGGCAGCGCGAATTGAAGCTGCGATGGAAAGCTCTGTCAGCAACGCCAGCCCAATGAAGTTGGCATCCGATCCAACAAGGTTCCTTTCTCTGCTGCGTGAATTCTTTAGTGAAAATGACGTGCTCACCCGCGAAGACTTCAAGCGCCTGTTAGAAGAATCAAAATCCTGA
- a CDS encoding IPT/TIG domain-containing protein, which produces MKLPYVLGMIALCLGCGGYGPSSNMPPAPGTVPVIAQLSPEETSAGSPGFILTINGSSFANNAFVNWNGTHPTTMVLTAKQLTAKIPAAAIATSGTVAVTVTNPGTPGGAYGGGTVDETSKPKSFTIK; this is translated from the coding sequence ATGAAACTACCTTATGTACTGGGAATGATTGCGCTGTGTCTTGGGTGTGGTGGTTACGGCCCTTCAAGCAATATGCCTCCGGCGCCGGGAACAGTTCCCGTAATTGCTCAGCTTTCGCCTGAAGAGACGAGCGCGGGTAGTCCGGGTTTCATTTTAACGATCAACGGCAGCAGCTTTGCCAATAATGCGTTCGTGAATTGGAACGGTACGCATCCGACCACAATGGTCTTGACCGCGAAACAACTCACCGCCAAGATTCCGGCGGCGGCGATTGCCACCTCGGGCACGGTAGCTGTTACTGTAACCAACCCTGGGACTCCAGGCGGTGCTTACGGTGGCGGCACCGTGGACGAAACGTCAAAGCCGAAAAGCTTCACCATCAAGTAG
- a CDS encoding histidine triad nucleotide-binding protein: MPDCLFCRMIRGEVPTKKVYEDDLVFAFNDINPQAPTHVLIIPKKHVPGLKEAKPEDAELIGYCHIVAAKIARERKIEDGYRTVFNVGPGAGQSVFHLHLHLLGGRPLGWPPG; the protein is encoded by the coding sequence ATGCCCGATTGCCTGTTTTGCCGAATGATTCGTGGCGAAGTACCCACCAAGAAGGTCTACGAAGACGACCTGGTCTTCGCGTTTAACGACATTAATCCCCAAGCTCCAACCCACGTGCTCATAATTCCCAAGAAACATGTCCCTGGTTTGAAAGAGGCCAAGCCGGAGGACGCGGAACTGATCGGCTATTGCCACATTGTGGCGGCGAAGATCGCTCGCGAACGTAAGATTGAGGATGGATATCGGACGGTATTTAACGTCGGACCCGGCGCAGGGCAGTCAGTGTTTCACCTTCACTTGCACCTGCTGGGTGGGCGCCCGCTAGGCTGGCCACCGGGCTAG
- a CDS encoding tetratricopeptide repeat protein, translated as MRFQQIIFTALLVTVQGVAAVRPASSDLLPVTSGSPQARKLFEQGMANLETMHPERALSNFQSAVQKNRNFAQALIMVAYLTRDPGEEVTSFTKAKHLMPYVSPGERLLVRWLSGVREDEYLPAIGAMNDLLTLYSSDPRVMFLAGNWLLRQQRYEQAEFVLETGIALHPNYPPIIDQLARAYAFNGNFKKAFSLMDRYMELQPKQPAVHDCYAEISRMAGDFQGALAHYGEALKLDRQFISSQVGIADTYALMGDQQRARQEYAKALNIPDSGNDRFEIEMQSATTFVREHRFVEADQAFRAVADGAHKAGNSFVEAEALCAMAMYEPRFATAAQDLEKASMAVNQTAVMSKSALNEERAHILEIQAIRAVHSGMDDVATKVLGELASAADTSHSAAIARFSDAAQGAFLMQHAEYAKAIPHLEGDVSNPLSLELLWQAFDKTGAKAESQALVSRMAVLNRPTVEQALTQPEFRVSLNRAVQQP; from the coding sequence ATGCGTTTCCAGCAGATCATTTTCACGGCGCTTCTGGTAACCGTCCAAGGGGTTGCCGCAGTACGCCCAGCCAGTTCCGACTTGTTACCTGTGACGAGCGGTTCGCCGCAGGCGCGCAAATTGTTCGAACAGGGCATGGCCAATCTGGAAACTATGCATCCCGAGAGAGCACTGAGCAACTTCCAGAGTGCGGTACAGAAGAATCGCAACTTTGCTCAAGCTCTGATTATGGTCGCGTACCTGACCAGAGATCCAGGTGAAGAAGTCACGTCATTTACCAAGGCGAAACACCTTATGCCGTACGTCTCACCCGGGGAAAGACTTCTGGTCCGCTGGCTAAGCGGCGTGCGGGAGGATGAGTATCTGCCGGCGATCGGCGCTATGAACGATTTACTCACACTGTATTCAAGCGACCCGCGGGTGATGTTCCTGGCCGGCAACTGGCTGCTTCGCCAGCAACGCTATGAACAGGCTGAGTTCGTGCTCGAGACCGGGATCGCGCTGCATCCAAATTATCCCCCAATCATTGACCAACTGGCCCGCGCCTATGCCTTCAACGGGAATTTCAAAAAAGCTTTCTCGCTGATGGATCGCTACATGGAGCTGCAGCCAAAGCAGCCCGCAGTCCACGATTGCTATGCGGAGATTTCCCGCATGGCGGGCGATTTCCAGGGAGCACTTGCACACTATGGCGAGGCGCTGAAACTGGATCGGCAATTCATCAGCTCGCAAGTGGGAATTGCTGATACCTACGCGTTGATGGGCGACCAGCAGAGAGCGCGGCAGGAATATGCCAAGGCGCTCAATATTCCAGACAGCGGAAATGATCGCTTCGAGATCGAAATGCAATCTGCCACCACCTTCGTACGCGAGCACCGGTTTGTGGAGGCCGACCAGGCATTTCGCGCGGTTGCAGATGGAGCTCATAAAGCCGGTAACTCTTTCGTGGAAGCTGAAGCACTGTGCGCGATGGCCATGTATGAGCCTCGCTTCGCCACTGCCGCACAAGACCTGGAAAAGGCAAGCATGGCGGTAAACCAAACCGCGGTCATGTCCAAATCCGCGCTGAATGAAGAGCGGGCGCACATTCTGGAGATTCAGGCAATTCGTGCGGTGCACTCCGGAATGGATGATGTTGCGACTAAGGTCCTGGGCGAACTGGCAAGCGCTGCCGATACCAGCCATAGCGCGGCCATCGCACGCTTCTCTGACGCAGCACAAGGCGCATTCCTCATGCAACATGCGGAATACGCCAAGGCCATTCCTCATCTTGAAGGAGATGTAAGCAATCCCCTGTCACTGGAACTTTTGTGGCAGGCGTTCGATAAGACAGGCGCGAAGGCAGAAAGCCAGGCCTTGGTTTCGCGCATGGCGGTATTGAATCGGCCCACCGTGGAGCAGGCGCTCACCCAGCCGGAGTTCCGGGTCAGCCTCAACCGGGCGGTCCAGCAGCCGTAA